Proteins encoded together in one Streptomyces sp. TLI_171 window:
- a CDS encoding ABC transporter permease, whose amino-acid sequence MTTALTRIAVRSLYAGKTALLGAFTALALGVALMAVTLLGLAASAALPPGEDRVSLIAQLGTAGGVGVFTAGFVVASTFSYAVARRRREFGLLRLAGATRGQLRRTVLLEAALFGLLATATGGALGRAGAPLLARWLVAAELAPAGFRIGTPAWPLVTACATGPLIALAGVAVAARRAGRVRPLEALREADVDLRVMTAGRWLGALALLGGSAALTAAALLQDPADLLHRKTYTLQPMVLVSAAALLAPVLARPLLRLLTLPFTRRPRLVRAAALGGLRRTGALAAPVLLAVALAGTLVGAPGTVAAARSAEARSQVRADRIVEPGGRADALAAALRSAPGTVVSATGGVALSVLESDGTSVRAEGRMVDDPSALAAVRRLPVVAGDPAALDDDSVVLSREWGHRTVGEPVPVVLADGTRRTLRVAAVLRDGTGDQPVYVTARNAPGARTDRIEVKAGPGAERQVDEAARAYGAAVASRADWLDAHYPADDPRRVRRIAAVLGLALLYTAISLAHTAVTTTADRRRELAQLRLAGATRGRVLRLVAAETALVVAVGALLGAAVTLAALGAMQAALRLLGAPAVFALPWATPAATAALCVLIATPCATLAALRATADRPITALRRG is encoded by the coding sequence ATGACGACCGCACTGACCAGGATCGCCGTCCGCTCGCTGTACGCCGGGAAGACCGCGCTGCTCGGGGCGTTCACCGCGCTCGCCCTCGGGGTCGCGCTGATGGCGGTGACGCTGCTCGGCCTCGCCGCGAGCGCCGCGCTGCCGCCCGGCGAGGACCGGGTGTCGCTGATCGCCCAACTCGGCACCGCGGGAGGGGTCGGCGTCTTCACCGCCGGCTTCGTGGTGGCGTCCACCTTCTCCTACGCGGTGGCCCGGCGGCGGCGCGAGTTCGGGCTGCTCCGCCTCGCCGGGGCGACCCGCGGACAGCTGAGGCGCACCGTCCTGCTGGAGGCCGCGCTGTTCGGGCTGCTGGCCACCGCGACGGGCGGTGCGCTGGGCCGGGCGGGGGCGCCGCTGCTCGCCCGCTGGCTGGTGGCCGCCGAGCTGGCGCCCGCGGGCTTCCGGATCGGCACGCCCGCCTGGCCGTTGGTCACCGCGTGCGCCACCGGCCCGCTGATCGCGCTCGCGGGAGTCGCCGTCGCCGCCCGGCGGGCCGGCCGGGTCCGCCCGCTGGAGGCGCTCCGGGAGGCGGACGTCGACCTGCGGGTGATGACGGCGGGCCGCTGGCTGGGCGCTCTGGCACTGCTCGGCGGGTCCGCGGCGCTCACCGCCGCCGCTCTGCTCCAGGACCCGGCGGACCTGCTGCACCGCAAGACCTACACGCTGCAGCCGATGGTGCTGGTCTCGGCCGCCGCGCTGCTCGCCCCGGTCCTGGCCCGCCCGCTGCTGCGGCTGCTGACCCTCCCGTTCACCCGCCGGCCCCGGCTGGTCCGGGCCGCCGCGCTCGGCGGTCTGCGCCGCACGGGCGCGCTCGCCGCGCCGGTGCTGCTGGCGGTCGCCCTCGCGGGCACCCTGGTGGGCGCCCCGGGCACGGTGGCCGCCGCGCGGTCCGCCGAGGCGCGGTCGCAGGTGCGGGCCGACCGGATCGTCGAACCCGGCGGCCGGGCGGACGCCTTGGCGGCCGCGCTGCGGTCGGCGCCGGGAACCGTGGTCTCGGCGACGGGCGGCGTGGCCCTGTCCGTGCTGGAATCCGACGGCACGTCAGTGCGGGCCGAGGGACGCATGGTTGACGATCCGTCGGCGCTGGCCGCGGTGCGGCGGCTGCCGGTGGTCGCGGGCGACCCGGCGGCGCTCGACGACGACAGCGTGGTGCTGTCCCGGGAGTGGGGGCACCGCACGGTGGGGGAGCCGGTGCCGGTGGTGCTCGCCGACGGCACCCGGCGCACCCTGCGGGTGGCCGCCGTGCTGCGCGACGGGACGGGCGACCAGCCGGTGTACGTCACCGCGCGCAACGCGCCCGGCGCGCGGACCGACCGGATCGAGGTGAAGGCCGGCCCGGGCGCCGAACGGCAGGTGGACGAGGCCGCGCGGGCGTACGGGGCCGCCGTCGCGTCCCGCGCCGACTGGCTGGACGCGCACTACCCGGCGGACGACCCGCGCCGGGTGCGGCGGATCGCCGCCGTCCTCGGCCTGGCCCTGCTCTACACCGCCATCTCGCTGGCCCACACCGCCGTCACCACCACCGCGGACCGGCGGCGCGAACTCGCCCAGCTCCGGCTGGCCGGCGCCACCAGGGGCCGGGTGCTGCGCCTGGTCGCCGCCGAGACCGCGCTGGTCGTCGCGGTCGGGGCGCTGCTCGGCGCCGCCGTCACGCTGGCCGCGCTCGGCGCGATGCAGGCGGCGCTGCGGCTGCTGGGCGCGCCCGCCGTGTTCGCGCTGCCGTGGGCGACGCCGGCCGCGACCGCCGCGCTCTGCGTCCTGATCGCCACCCCGTGCGCGACCCTCGCCGCGCTCCGGGCCACCGCGGACCGCCCGATCACCGCGCTGCGTCGAGGCTGA
- a CDS encoding DUF4349 domain-containing protein, giving the protein MEMRVRRAGAAGALAAVLLLAGCSANDGGEQSSSRAGVAQDAVAPQAGGAATPGKGAATGGSGAGAAASAGTDTAAGAGSPAVTNRQIAYQAKLTVRVDAVDQARGKAVALVLAADGYVSGENLRGGSGDSMQATLVLKVPSAAYQQTLDGLGRLGTRLSLSSQADDLTQQIADVDSRVKSMKASVDRVRALMADAKSLAEVVSLESELTRRESDLESLQRQQQELTARTSLSTVTLDLVPASTPAPPVPAGHDDGFWHSVGDALSGGWEALVGLVRVLLMVLAALAPFLLILVPLGWLLRRYLRARPKPQQFSAPSGPDRGPVGWAVPPQPAHSPDETE; this is encoded by the coding sequence ATGGAGATGCGCGTACGCAGAGCCGGCGCGGCCGGGGCACTGGCCGCGGTCCTGCTGCTGGCGGGGTGCAGTGCGAACGACGGCGGAGAGCAGTCGTCCTCGCGCGCCGGGGTCGCCCAGGACGCGGTGGCCCCGCAGGCCGGCGGCGCGGCCACCCCCGGCAAGGGGGCCGCCACCGGCGGGAGCGGGGCGGGCGCCGCGGCGAGCGCCGGGACGGACACCGCCGCCGGGGCGGGCAGCCCGGCGGTGACGAACCGTCAGATCGCCTACCAGGCGAAGCTCACCGTACGGGTCGACGCCGTCGACCAGGCCCGCGGCAAGGCCGTCGCCCTGGTGCTCGCGGCCGACGGGTACGTGTCCGGCGAGAACCTGCGCGGCGGTTCGGGCGACAGCATGCAGGCCACCCTGGTCCTCAAGGTGCCGTCCGCGGCGTACCAGCAGACCCTCGACGGGCTGGGCCGGCTCGGCACCCGGCTCTCGCTCTCCAGCCAGGCCGACGACCTCACCCAGCAGATCGCCGACGTGGACAGCCGGGTCAAGTCGATGAAGGCCAGCGTGGACCGGGTGCGGGCGCTGATGGCCGACGCCAAGTCGCTGGCCGAGGTGGTGTCGCTGGAGAGCGAGCTGACCCGCCGCGAGTCCGACCTGGAGTCGCTGCAGCGCCAGCAGCAGGAGCTCACCGCCCGCACCTCGCTGTCCACCGTGACGCTGGACCTGGTGCCGGCCTCGACGCCGGCCCCGCCCGTCCCCGCCGGGCACGACGACGGGTTCTGGCACTCGGTCGGCGACGCGCTGTCCGGCGGCTGGGAGGCGCTGGTCGGGCTGGTGCGCGTGCTGCTGATGGTGCTGGCCGCGCTCGCGCCGTTCCTGCTGATCCTGGTCCCGCTCGGCTGGCTGCTGCGCCGCTACCTGCGGGCCCGCCCCAAGCCGCAGCAGTTCTCCGCCCCGAGCGGCCCCGACCGGGGCCCGGTGGGCTGGGCGGTCCCGCCGCAGCCCGCGCACAGCCCCGACGAGACCGAGTAG
- the hemG gene encoding protoporphyrinogen oxidase, whose protein sequence is MAKPHVVVIGGGVAGLAAAAFLSAEPVRVTVLEASERFGGKLRGGEVGGVRVDLGAESMLARRPEAVELARLVGLGEQLEPPTTAKAAIWTRDGLRPLPGGQLMGVPGDLDALKASGVLTPEGLQRVVDEQPAELGEDAPIGQYIAARLGREVVDRLVEPLLGGVYAGHADRISIRAAVPQLLRLAEQPGSLTAAVAELSRRATATGPVFQGLRGGLGTLPEAIAAHDRARGADLRTGHQVEALRRTPDGWQVTTGGRRIDADAVVLAVPAPQAAALLAADAPAAAAELRRIEYASMALVTLAFRRADLADSPLTGSGFLVPPVDRRSIKASTFSSNKWGWLTRSAPDAFLLRTSLGRHQEDAALQSDDAELVARSLADLHDAVGLRATPYDHAVTRWTDGLPQYPVGHLDRVARIRTELDALGAVAVCGAAYDGVGIPAVVAGARRAADLLTPGTGSNRPEGTMGS, encoded by the coding sequence ATGGCGAAACCTCACGTCGTGGTGATCGGTGGCGGAGTCGCGGGACTGGCCGCGGCCGCCTTCCTCAGTGCCGAACCGGTACGGGTGACCGTGCTGGAGGCGTCCGAACGCTTCGGCGGCAAGCTGCGCGGCGGCGAGGTCGGCGGCGTCCGGGTCGACCTCGGCGCGGAGTCGATGCTCGCCCGGCGGCCCGAGGCCGTCGAGCTGGCCCGCCTGGTCGGTCTCGGCGAGCAACTGGAACCGCCCACCACCGCCAAGGCCGCGATCTGGACCCGGGACGGGCTGCGCCCGCTGCCCGGCGGCCAACTCATGGGCGTACCGGGCGACCTGGACGCCCTGAAGGCCTCCGGCGTGCTCACCCCCGAGGGTCTGCAGCGGGTCGTCGACGAGCAGCCCGCCGAGCTCGGCGAGGACGCCCCGATCGGGCAGTACATCGCCGCCCGGCTCGGCCGCGAGGTCGTCGACCGGCTGGTCGAACCGCTGCTCGGCGGCGTCTACGCCGGGCACGCCGACCGGATCTCGATCCGCGCCGCCGTCCCGCAACTGCTCCGACTCGCCGAGCAGCCCGGCTCGTTGACCGCCGCCGTCGCCGAACTCAGCCGCCGCGCCACCGCCACCGGACCGGTCTTCCAGGGTCTGCGCGGCGGACTCGGCACCCTCCCGGAGGCGATCGCCGCCCACGACCGCGCCCGCGGCGCCGACCTGCGCACCGGTCACCAGGTCGAGGCCCTGCGCCGCACCCCCGACGGCTGGCAGGTCACCACCGGTGGTCGCCGGATCGACGCCGACGCCGTCGTCCTGGCCGTCCCCGCGCCGCAGGCCGCCGCCCTGCTGGCCGCCGACGCCCCCGCCGCGGCGGCCGAACTGCGCCGGATCGAGTACGCGTCGATGGCCCTGGTCACCCTGGCGTTCCGGCGCGCCGACCTCGCCGACAGCCCGCTCACCGGCAGCGGCTTCCTCGTCCCGCCGGTCGACCGGCGCAGCATCAAGGCCTCCACCTTCTCCTCCAACAAGTGGGGCTGGCTGACGCGCTCCGCCCCCGACGCCTTCCTGCTGCGCACCTCGCTCGGCCGCCACCAGGAGGACGCCGCACTGCAGTCGGACGACGCCGAACTCGTCGCCCGCTCGCTCGCCGACCTGCACGACGCCGTCGGCCTGCGCGCCACCCCGTACGACCACGCCGTCACCCGGTGGACCGACGGCCTCCCGCAGTACCCCGTCGGCCACCTGGACCGGGTCGCCCGGATCCGCACGGAGCTCGACGCCCTCGGGGCGGTCGCGGTCTGCGGCGCCGCGTACGACGGCGTCGGCATCCCGGCCGTCGTCGCCGGCGCCCGGCGGGCCGCCGACCTCCTCACCCCCGGCACCGGCAGCAACCGTCCAGAAGGGACAATGGGCTCATGA
- the hemQ gene encoding hydrogen peroxide-dependent heme synthase, with protein sequence MTESTEQPVKKKARDLNQVIRYTLWSVFKLKDGLPEDRTALVAEVDALFEQLDAKDVTVRGTYDVSGLRADADLMIWWHAESSDDLQEAYNRFRRTGLGRHLEPVWSNMALHRPAEFNKSHIPAFLADERPREYVCVYPFVRSYEWYLLPDEERRAMLAEHGKMARGYPDVRANTVASFALGDYEWLLAFEADELHRIVDLMRDLRPSRARLHVREEVPFFTGRRKPVAELVAGLY encoded by the coding sequence ATGACCGAAAGCACTGAGCAGCCCGTGAAGAAGAAGGCCCGCGACCTCAACCAGGTCATCCGCTACACCCTGTGGTCGGTGTTCAAGCTCAAGGACGGCCTCCCCGAGGACCGCACCGCACTCGTCGCCGAGGTCGACGCCCTCTTCGAGCAGCTCGACGCCAAGGACGTCACCGTCCGCGGCACCTACGACGTCTCCGGCCTGCGCGCCGACGCCGACCTGATGATCTGGTGGCACGCCGAGTCCTCCGACGACCTGCAGGAGGCGTACAACCGCTTCCGCCGCACCGGTCTCGGCCGCCACCTGGAGCCGGTCTGGTCGAACATGGCGCTGCACCGCCCCGCCGAGTTCAACAAGTCGCACATCCCGGCGTTCCTCGCCGACGAGCGGCCCCGCGAGTACGTCTGCGTCTACCCGTTCGTCCGCTCCTACGAGTGGTACCTGCTCCCCGACGAGGAGCGCCGCGCGATGCTGGCCGAGCACGGCAAGATGGCCCGCGGCTACCCCGACGTGCGCGCCAACACGGTCGCCTCCTTCGCGCTCGGCGACTACGAGTGGCTGCTCGCCTTCGAGGCCGACGAACTGCACCGCATCGTCGACCTGATGCGCGACCTGCGCCCCTCCCGCGCCCGGCTGCACGTCCGCGAAGAGGTCCCGTTCTTCACCGGCCGCCGCAAGCCGGTCGCCGAGCTGGTCGCCGGCCTGTACTAG
- a CDS encoding TIGR04222 domain-containing membrane protein: MWVLLLIPSCAAAVFSCLRLVRVAAVADTLTGRFPAPPGRPAGVGLYETAYLAGGPGRVVDLALVRMAGLGRLHLAHTGWTTVVDPQGRSRLERALISAIGPEGQCRTAQLKAALAAHPTVRDIGDRLAVAGLATPAAVRDRALQAIRHVRYALLGAAAMLVLTVLLNAPDSAATRTAVAWYALPLVLTGGTLLMARVDVHAYTAWAAPAGQTLLRTLRWPHPHHTVTPDDLLTAVAMCGPDAVADPRLRAALIHR; this comes from the coding sequence ATGTGGGTGCTGCTGCTGATCCCGTCCTGTGCCGCCGCGGTGTTCTCCTGCCTCCGCCTGGTACGGGTCGCGGCGGTCGCGGACACCCTCACCGGACGCTTTCCGGCGCCGCCCGGGCGGCCCGCCGGGGTCGGCCTGTACGAGACCGCGTACCTGGCGGGCGGGCCGGGCCGGGTGGTGGACCTCGCACTGGTCCGGATGGCCGGCCTCGGGCGGCTGCACCTGGCCCACACCGGCTGGACCACCGTGGTCGACCCGCAGGGGCGCAGCCGCCTGGAGCGGGCCCTGATCAGCGCCATCGGTCCCGAAGGCCAGTGCCGCACCGCCCAGTTGAAGGCGGCGCTGGCCGCCCACCCGACCGTCCGCGACATCGGCGACCGGCTGGCCGTGGCGGGGCTGGCCACGCCTGCCGCGGTCCGCGACCGGGCGCTGCAGGCGATCCGGCACGTCCGCTACGCGCTGCTCGGCGCGGCGGCGATGCTGGTGCTGACCGTGCTGCTGAACGCCCCGGACAGCGCCGCCACCCGGACCGCCGTCGCCTGGTACGCGCTCCCGCTGGTGCTCACCGGCGGCACCCTGCTGATGGCCCGGGTCGACGTCCACGCCTACACCGCCTGGGCCGCCCCGGCCGGGCAGACGCTGCTGCGCACCCTGCGCTGGCCGCACCCGCACCACACCGTGACCCCGGACGACCTGCTCACCGCCGTCGCCATGTGCGGCCCGGACGCCGTGGCGGACCCGCGGCTGCGCGCCGCCCTGATCCACCGTTAG
- a CDS encoding TIGR04222 domain-containing membrane protein, with translation MWNTQFVVALALVVLTMTVTTVFDRRSRRVTDPQGPPGRGIPLLHAAFLAGGPGRVVDTVLVRMEREGRVVISRARRVTVTDAAPREPVEAVLITAVGGRAGRDTEVLRASVMGSPEVQRIGEALAARGLLRHPGALRAARRARRLVVLALLVTLVLGAVSTAQWLSGPDRDSTAPPFFAFGALAVLAGVHLVVGRPAKSRITPAGVRQLQLVRGSTPWRPREVRAEHAALVGAFALDGTAALSAAELSPLRDALGGGRSAPTSLKKAGRSRSSDSSGDSGVVAAGAVWCGTTTASCGSSTGHTGHGGHSCGSSSHSSSHSCGGSSSSCGSSSSCGSSSSCGSSCGGGGCGS, from the coding sequence ATGTGGAACACCCAGTTCGTGGTGGCACTGGCGCTCGTCGTGCTGACGATGACCGTCACCACCGTCTTCGACCGCCGCAGCCGTCGCGTCACCGACCCGCAGGGGCCGCCCGGGCGCGGCATTCCGCTGCTGCACGCCGCTTTCCTGGCCGGCGGGCCGGGGCGGGTGGTGGACACCGTGCTGGTCCGGATGGAGCGCGAGGGTCGGGTGGTGATCTCCCGGGCCCGGCGGGTCACCGTCACGGACGCCGCGCCGCGCGAGCCGGTCGAGGCGGTGCTGATCACCGCGGTCGGCGGCCGGGCCGGGCGGGACACCGAGGTGCTGCGCGCCTCCGTGATGGGCAGCCCGGAGGTGCAGCGGATCGGCGAGGCGCTGGCCGCCCGCGGGCTGCTGCGGCACCCGGGTGCGCTGCGGGCCGCCCGGCGGGCCCGCCGCCTGGTGGTGCTGGCGCTGCTGGTCACGCTGGTGCTCGGCGCGGTCTCCACCGCCCAGTGGCTGTCGGGTCCCGACCGGGACTCCACCGCTCCCCCGTTCTTCGCGTTCGGCGCGCTGGCCGTGCTGGCCGGCGTGCACCTGGTCGTCGGCCGGCCCGCGAAGTCCCGGATCACGCCGGCCGGGGTGCGCCAGTTGCAGCTGGTCCGCGGCAGCACGCCGTGGCGCCCGCGCGAGGTCCGCGCCGAACACGCCGCGCTGGTCGGCGCGTTCGCGCTGGACGGGACGGCGGCGCTGAGCGCCGCCGAGCTGTCGCCGCTGCGGGACGCGCTGGGCGGCGGGCGGAGCGCGCCCACCTCGCTCAAGAAGGCCGGGCGGTCCCGGAGTTCGGACTCCTCCGGCGACAGCGGGGTGGTCGCCGCGGGCGCGGTGTGGTGCGGGACGACCACCGCCTCCTGCGGCTCCTCGACCGGGCACACGGGGCACGGCGGGCACTCCTGCGGGTCGTCCTCGCACTCCTCCTCGCACTCGTGCGGCGGCTCGTCCAGCTCCTGCGGGTCGTCGAGTTCGTGCGGTTCGTCCAGCTCCTGCGGGTCCAGCTGCGGGGGCGGCGGCTGCGGTTCCTGA
- a CDS encoding GNAT family N-acetyltransferase encodes MTSQPYDIRPFAPSDAADAAEAYRAGRPHQVTTPEVVSWQAALPDYHLLVAERAGRVVGTVRFGPVTESTTPHQGFLNLSVLPEHRGAGIGTALLAAGERRLAALGVRDVHGWADGTPEALGFAAARGYRQGRAGRYSGLDLTAPLPPLPPTPPGVELRTAADFLEDPYPIYLVDIDGTRAEPGDLELDDQPYEGWLAEIWRRPDQDHTLTAVVLADGEPVAFSAAQTDGRHTYWSAFTATRSTHRGRGLAKLAKAHALHRAKARGLTAAYTHNDAGNTPMLAINDWFGYRVCAEEWKHHKAL; translated from the coding sequence ATGACTTCGCAGCCGTACGACATCCGCCCGTTCGCACCTTCCGACGCCGCCGACGCCGCCGAGGCCTACCGGGCCGGCCGCCCGCACCAGGTCACCACCCCCGAGGTCGTCTCCTGGCAGGCCGCCCTGCCCGACTACCACCTGCTGGTCGCCGAGCGCGCCGGCCGGGTCGTCGGCACCGTACGGTTCGGCCCGGTCACCGAGAGCACCACCCCGCACCAGGGCTTCCTCAACCTCAGCGTGCTCCCCGAGCACCGCGGCGCGGGCATCGGCACCGCCCTGCTCGCGGCCGGCGAGCGCCGCCTCGCCGCCCTCGGCGTCCGGGACGTGCACGGCTGGGCCGACGGCACCCCGGAGGCGCTCGGCTTCGCCGCCGCCCGTGGCTACCGGCAGGGCCGGGCGGGCCGGTACTCCGGCCTCGACCTCACCGCCCCGCTCCCGCCGCTGCCGCCCACCCCGCCCGGCGTCGAACTGCGCACCGCCGCCGACTTCCTGGAAGACCCGTACCCCATCTACCTGGTCGACATCGACGGCACCCGCGCCGAACCCGGCGACCTCGAACTCGACGACCAGCCGTACGAGGGCTGGCTCGCCGAGATCTGGCGCCGCCCGGACCAGGACCACACCCTCACCGCGGTCGTCCTCGCGGACGGCGAACCCGTCGCCTTCTCCGCCGCCCAGACCGACGGCCGCCACACCTACTGGTCCGCCTTCACCGCCACCCGCTCCACCCACCGCGGCCGCGGGCTCGCCAAACTCGCCAAGGCCCACGCCCTCCACCGCGCCAAGGCCCGCGGCCTGACCGCCGCCTACACCCACAACGACGCGGGCAACACCCCGATGCTCGCCATCAACGACTGGTTCGGCTACCGGGTCTGCGCCGAGGAGTGGAAGCACCACAAGGCGCTCTGA
- a CDS encoding restriction endonuclease, which yields MWSVLAEAQREQHRRAEAQRKAAATQQREYERAQREAQRTAARGEREALKAYQQGRESDAARRTAELDERVAELRGVLATGLAGRGFALTDRPGDALPPFDPGPLGVPVPMPDQNWYLVPPLTGPQAYQPAARRQWDEQSAHARARFEYDWQAAWAAEQQRQRQLADYRAQYDAWAAERRRLLAGQADQAGRLAERLRAGEAAAVAEYFEAVIDWREDWPDGFPADGETSWDADTRRLVVRWELPPYEVVPAVGRYRYVRSDDREDEVARPAAQRKELYREVLAQCALRVLAEVFRADTGGLIASVGLNGVVVAPDPATGQHGDRCLLAVEVDRETFAGLALDRVAPLDCLVDALGGRLSARPEKADTVTAVPAAATFAADEDEPDLFAMDPLEFEKLIAELFRRRGFRTSTTDRSGDEGVDVLAEDPDPITGGKIVIQAKRYRHTVSPSAVRDLESTMRHQGANRGILVTTSGFGPGSHRHVKDKPLTLVDGPMLLALLREHGLPGRLGPAVPAQRGPSAVELSPGQNTVLPDGEVRVRFRAGGADADLTLLLLGPDGKVRRDEDFVFYHQPGAEGGAVVLQPADRSATVLTGRLPAAVTRVAVSVNLDTDGDATCADLVDPAVELASGTGRWVFRPPTDPAVSAMLVAELYRHPADGWKLRAVGQGWSDGLAGLARDHGVDVA from the coding sequence GTGTGGTCGGTACTGGCGGAGGCTCAGCGCGAGCAGCACCGTCGCGCGGAGGCCCAGCGCAAGGCCGCCGCCACCCAGCAGCGCGAGTACGAGCGCGCCCAGCGGGAGGCGCAGCGGACGGCTGCCCGGGGCGAGCGCGAGGCGCTCAAGGCGTACCAGCAGGGCCGGGAGTCGGACGCGGCCCGCCGCACCGCCGAACTGGACGAGCGGGTCGCCGAGTTGCGCGGCGTGCTGGCCACCGGCCTGGCCGGCCGCGGGTTCGCGCTGACGGACCGGCCCGGGGACGCGCTGCCGCCGTTCGATCCCGGGCCGCTGGGCGTCCCGGTGCCGATGCCCGATCAGAACTGGTACCTGGTCCCGCCGTTGACCGGCCCGCAGGCGTACCAGCCCGCGGCGCGCCGCCAGTGGGACGAGCAGTCCGCGCACGCCCGCGCCAGGTTCGAGTACGACTGGCAGGCCGCCTGGGCCGCCGAACAGCAGCGGCAGCGCCAACTCGCCGACTACCGCGCCCAGTACGACGCCTGGGCCGCCGAGCGGCGCCGGCTGCTGGCCGGACAGGCCGACCAGGCCGGGAGGCTCGCCGAACGGCTCCGCGCGGGCGAGGCCGCGGCCGTCGCCGAGTACTTCGAGGCCGTCATCGACTGGCGCGAGGACTGGCCGGACGGCTTCCCCGCCGACGGCGAGACCTCCTGGGACGCCGACACCCGCCGGCTGGTGGTGCGCTGGGAGCTGCCCCCGTACGAGGTGGTGCCGGCCGTCGGCCGGTACCGGTACGTCCGCTCCGACGACCGCGAGGACGAGGTCGCCCGGCCCGCCGCCCAGCGCAAGGAGCTCTACCGCGAGGTCCTCGCCCAGTGCGCGCTGCGGGTGCTGGCCGAGGTGTTCCGCGCCGACACCGGCGGGCTGATCGCCTCGGTCGGCCTGAACGGCGTGGTGGTCGCCCCCGACCCGGCCACCGGACAGCACGGCGACCGCTGCCTGCTGGCCGTCGAGGTCGACCGGGAGACCTTCGCCGGCCTCGCCCTGGACCGGGTCGCCCCGCTGGACTGTCTGGTGGACGCCCTCGGCGGACGGCTCTCCGCCCGCCCCGAGAAGGCCGACACCGTCACCGCCGTGCCCGCCGCCGCGACCTTCGCCGCCGACGAGGACGAGCCCGACCTGTTCGCCATGGACCCGCTCGAATTCGAGAAGCTGATCGCCGAGCTGTTCCGCCGGCGCGGCTTCCGCACCAGCACCACCGACCGCAGCGGCGACGAGGGCGTCGACGTGCTCGCCGAGGACCCCGACCCGATCACCGGCGGCAAGATCGTCATCCAGGCCAAGCGCTACCGGCACACCGTCTCCCCCAGCGCCGTCCGCGACCTCGAATCCACCATGCGCCACCAGGGCGCCAACCGCGGCATCCTGGTGACCACGTCGGGCTTCGGGCCGGGCTCGCACCGGCACGTCAAGGACAAGCCGCTCACCCTGGTCGACGGGCCGATGCTGCTCGCCCTGCTGCGCGAACACGGCCTCCCCGGGCGGCTCGGGCCCGCGGTCCCGGCCCAGCGGGGGCCTTCCGCCGTCGAACTGAGCCCGGGTCAGAACACCGTGCTGCCGGACGGGGAGGTCCGGGTCCGGTTCCGGGCCGGCGGCGCGGACGCCGACCTGACGCTGCTGCTGCTCGGCCCGGACGGCAAGGTCCGCCGCGACGAGGACTTCGTCTTCTACCACCAGCCCGGCGCGGAGGGCGGCGCGGTGGTGCTGCAGCCGGCGGACCGCAGCGCGACCGTGCTCACCGGCCGGCTGCCGGCGGCCGTCACGCGGGTGGCGGTCTCCGTCAACCTCGACACGGACGGCGACGCGACCTGCGCCGACCTGGTCGACCCCGCCGTCGAACTCGCCTCGGGCACCGGCCGCTGGGTCTTCCGGCCGCCCACCGACCCGGCGGTCTCCGCCATGCTGGTCGCCGAGCTCTACCGCCACCCCGCCGACGGTTGGAAGCTCCGCGCCGTCGGCCAGGGCTGGTCCGACGGCCTGGCCGGGCTGGCCCGCGACCACGGAGTGGACGTGGCCTGA
- the msrB gene encoding peptide-methionine (R)-S-oxide reductase MsrB codes for MSYEVQKSDAEWRAELSPEEYHVLREAGTERPFVGEYTDTKTVGVYSCRACGAELFSSETKFDSHCGWPSYYAPLAGDSVEYLEDVSLGMRRVEVRCKKCGSHLGHVFEGEGYDTPTDQRYCINSISLTLKPAE; via the coding sequence GTGAGCTACGAGGTCCAGAAGTCCGACGCCGAGTGGCGGGCCGAACTGTCGCCGGAGGAGTACCACGTGCTCCGCGAGGCGGGCACCGAGCGGCCGTTCGTCGGCGAGTACACCGACACCAAGACCGTCGGCGTGTACAGCTGTCGCGCCTGCGGTGCGGAACTGTTCAGCAGTGAGACCAAGTTCGATTCGCACTGCGGCTGGCCGAGCTACTACGCCCCGCTGGCCGGCGACTCGGTGGAGTACCTGGAGGACGTCAGCCTCGGCATGCGCCGGGTCGAGGTCCGTTGCAAGAAGTGCGGCAGCCACCTCGGGCACGTCTTCGAGGGCGAGGGCTACGACACGCCGACCGACCAGCGGTACTGCATCAACTCGATCTCGCTGACGCTGAAGCCCGCCGAGTAG